CAGGACGGCGGCGACGGCGAAGGCCAGGGGAGCGAGGCGGATGCGATTCAAGCGGGCGGTCTCCGAAAGATGCACAGGACACGAAAGGCCCGCCGGCGTGGCGGCGGGCAAGCGACGCCATCGGCCCGGATGCGGCGCGATGGGTGAATCGAAACGGGCGGCAGCGCGCGCCTGCCGCCGAGCGGCGGATGCGGCGTCCGGAATCCGGCCGTGCTGCGTGCCGGCGAGCGCGCGCAGCGGATGGATGCGGTAGCGGCGGAGGGCGCGCGTCGTGCTGCGTGCGGACGTCGTCGGGGCAGGCCGCCGCACGGCGATGCTGCGTGACAGGGTTTTGATCGATCCAAACCGGAGGGATCCGTGTTGGCTCAGGAGCGCCGACTGTGTCGCGCTTGTCCTTCGTTGTCAACGCGTGCGCGGCGGCGATTTTGTTCAAAAACCGCTGTTTTCCAGGCGAATACGCAAGCGCGAGGCGCGCTGCGGCGCCGTTTTGCGCGGCACCTTTCCGCGCCGATGTCTACACGATTGTGTGCGTCAGCTCACAGGTCGCCATGCTGCGCCTGCAGCACCGCGATCGCGGCCAGCCCGGCGGTTTCGGTGCGCAGGATGCGCGGCCCCAGGCGCAGCGCGGCGAAGCCGGCGGCCTGCAGCGTGGCGCGATCGCGCGGCGACCAGCCGCCTTCCGGGCCGATCGCGATCGTCGCTGCGTTGCCGGCGATCTGCAGCGTGCGCAGCCGGTGCTCGCCCTGCGGATCGAGGGTGAGCTTCAGTTGTTCGCCGGCCACGGCCGCCGCGGCATCGGCCAGCGCCAGCGGCGCGGACAGCGCGGGCACGCGCGCGCGGCCGGATTGCTCGCAGGCCGAGACGACCACGCTGCGCCAGTGCGCCACGCGCTTGTCCACCCGCGCGGCGTCGAGCTTCACTTCGGTGCGCTCGGCCCACACCGGCACGATCGCGGCCACGCCCAGTTCGGTCGCCTTCTGCAGGATCAGGTCCATCTTCTCGCCGCGCGCCACGCCCTGCAGCAGGGTGATCGCCAGCGGCGATTCGTTGTGCGCCGGCCGCGCCGCGCCGATCCGCGCGCTGGCGCCGCGCTTGCCGACCTGCAGCAGTTCGGCGTCGTAATCGCAGCCGTCGCCGTTGAACAGCACGCAACGGTCGCCCTCGCGCAAGCGCAGCACGCGCAGCAGGTGCCCGGCGACGTCCTCCGGCAGTACCAGGTCGTCGCCCTCGCGCAGCGGCAGCTCGACATGGCAGCGGGTCAGGCGCATGCCACGGCCTCGTCGATCGCGGCCAGGGTGGTTTCGGCGAGCAGCGCCAACTGCTCGTCGTCCACGCAGTACGGCGGCATCCAGTACAGCACGTCGCCCAGCGGGCGCAGCACCACGCCGCGCCGCAGCGCCGCGCGATAGGCGTGCAGGCCGACCCGCGCGCCGGCCGCGAACGGGGTGCGCCTGTCGCCGTCGCGGGTCAGTTCGAACGCGACCACCATCCCGGCCTGGCGCACGTCGGCCACGTGCGGGTGGTCGTTGAACGGCGCCGACAGCGCGCGCATGGTCTCGGCCGTGCCGCGGTTGCGCATGATCACGTCGTCCTGCTGGAAGATCCGCAGGCAGGCCAGCGCCGCGGCGCAGGCCAGCGGGTTGCCGGTGTAGCTGTGCGAGTGCAGGAACGCGCGCTCGCGGCTGTCGTCGAGGAAGGCGTCATATAAGTGTTGCGTGGCCAGCACCGCCGATAGCGGCAGGAAGCCGCCGGTCAGGCCCTTGGACAGGCACAGCAGGTCCGGCATCACCCCGGCCTGCTCGCAGGCGAACAGGGTGCCGGTGCGGCCGAAGCCGGTGGCGATCTCGTCGGCGATCAGGAACGCGCCGTTGGCGTCGCACAGTTCGCGCGCGCGGCGCAGGTAGGCCGGATCGTGCATGCGCATGCCGCCGGCGCATTGCAGGCGCGGTTCCAGGATCACCGCGCAGATCTCGCCCGGATGGCGGTCGAACAGGTCGGCCAGCGCATCGGCGGCGGCATCGGCGCGCTGCCGCGCGGTCTGCCCCGGCGCGGCGAGGTAGGCATCGGGCGAGGGCGCGAACAGCGCCTCGGCCAGCAGCGGCGCGTACACCCGCCGGTACAGCGGGATGTCGCCGACCGCCAGCGCGCCGATGGTCTCGCCGTGGTAGCCGTTCTCCAGCGCGACGAAGCGGGTGCGGCGGGTCTCGCCGCGGTTGTGGAAATAGTGGAAGGCCATCTTCAGCGCCACTTCGACCCCGGCCGAGCCGTTGTCGGCGTAGAACACCTTGGCCAGCGGCGCGCGCCCGTCCTGGCGCGGCGCCAGCGCCAGCAGCTGCTCGGCCAGCTCCACCGCCGGCGCGTGGCTGAAGCCGGCCAGCATCACCTGTTCCAGCTGCGTGGCCTGCGCGGCGATGGCCGCGGCGATGCGCGGCTCGCTGTGGCCGAACAGGTTGGTCCACCAGCTGCTCACCGCATCCAGGTAGCGGTTGCCCTCGTGATCGATCAGCCAGGCGCCTTCGCCGCGCGCGATCGGCAGCAGCGGCAGGGTGTCCGGATGCTCGCGCATCTGCGTACAGGGGTGCCACAGCACGGCGAGGTCGCGTTGCCGCCACGCGGCGGCAGTCTGTGATGCGGTCAGGTCTGTTAGCATTTCGCGCTCATGAACAGGTTCTTCGCTCCGTGCATTCTATCGGCCGACGCCGCGCCGCGCCGCGGGGTGGCGGCGTGAGCCGTCCGTTGCCGATCATCCATGCGCTGCGCGAGCGCAGCGAGTCCGCCAGCGAACGCAAGGTCGAGGAGCTGGACCTGGAGTTCAGCAACGGCGAGCGGCGCGTGTTCCACCGGCTCAAGTCCCCCGGCCACGGCGCGGTGGTGGTGGTGCCGATGCTGGACGCGCAGACCGTGCTGCTGGTACGCGAATACGCCGCTGGTGTGCACCGCTACGAGCTGGGCCTGGTCAAGGGCCGCATCGATGCCGGCGAGACGCCGCTGCAGGCGGCCGACCGCGAACTCAAGGAAGAGGCCGGCTACGGCGCCCGGCAGCTGCAGGTGCTGCGCGCGATGACCCTGGCGCCCACCTATATGAGCCACCAGTCGTGGCTGGTGCTGGCGCAAGACCTCTATCCCGAAAAACTGGCCGGCGACGAGCCGGAGGAACTTGAAGTGGTGCCCT
The Xanthomonas sp. AM6 DNA segment above includes these coding regions:
- the nudE gene encoding ADP compounds hydrolase NudE; protein product: MSRPLPIIHALRERSESASERKVEELDLEFSNGERRVFHRLKSPGHGAVVVVPMLDAQTVLLVREYAAGVHRYELGLVKGRIDAGETPLQAADRELKEEAGYGARQLQVLRAMTLAPTYMSHQSWLVLAQDLYPEKLAGDEPEELEVVPWKLAELDQLMLREDFSEGRSLAALFIVREWLGRAG
- a CDS encoding 16S rRNA (uracil(1498)-N(3))-methyltransferase; translated protein: MRLTRCHVELPLREGDDLVLPEDVAGHLLRVLRLREGDRCVLFNGDGCDYDAELLQVGKRGASARIGAARPAHNESPLAITLLQGVARGEKMDLILQKATELGVAAIVPVWAERTEVKLDAARVDKRVAHWRSVVVSACEQSGRARVPALSAPLALADAAAAVAGEQLKLTLDPQGEHRLRTLQIAGNAATIAIGPEGGWSPRDRATLQAAGFAALRLGPRILRTETAGLAAIAVLQAQHGDL
- the bioA gene encoding adenosylmethionine--8-amino-7-oxononanoate transaminase; this encodes MLTDLTASQTAAAWRQRDLAVLWHPCTQMREHPDTLPLLPIARGEGAWLIDHEGNRYLDAVSSWWTNLFGHSEPRIAAAIAAQATQLEQVMLAGFSHAPAVELAEQLLALAPRQDGRAPLAKVFYADNGSAGVEVALKMAFHYFHNRGETRRTRFVALENGYHGETIGALAVGDIPLYRRVYAPLLAEALFAPSPDAYLAAPGQTARQRADAAADALADLFDRHPGEICAVILEPRLQCAGGMRMHDPAYLRRARELCDANGAFLIADEIATGFGRTGTLFACEQAGVMPDLLCLSKGLTGGFLPLSAVLATQHLYDAFLDDSRERAFLHSHSYTGNPLACAAALACLRIFQQDDVIMRNRGTAETMRALSAPFNDHPHVADVRQAGMVVAFELTRDGDRRTPFAAGARVGLHAYRAALRRGVVLRPLGDVLYWMPPYCVDDEQLALLAETTLAAIDEAVACA